DNA from Rubripirellula lacrimiformis:
GAGTATTGCTCGCACTACCACGAACAGGCCGCCAAGCAAGCTGGCATCAGCGATCAACAGATCGCGCAGATCGGTACCTTCGAATCAAGTGACGCGTTTGATGACGAGGAGAAGGCGGTCCTGTCTTACGCGGAACAGTTGACGAAGACAGCCAACATCGATGCCGCAACGGTTCATCAGTTGAAGGAGTTTTTGGACGACAAACAACTGGTCAGTCTGGCCGGTGCTGTCGCACTCGCAAACTTTACCAACCGCTTCAACCACGGACTGGACATTCAACTGCCATGATCGATCATTCATTTGACCTGATTGTGATCGGCACCGGACCAGCAGCGGGAACGGTCGCGAAGAAGACGGCGGAGTCCGGTAAGTCGGTTGCGGTCGTGGAATCGCGAGGCTTCGGTGGAACCTGCGCCCTGCGTGGGTGCAATCCCAAAAAGGTTTTCACCAATGCGGGCAAGTTGGTGGACCAAGCGATTCGTGCCAACGGCAGTTTGGCAACGTTTCACCATCCACAGATCGATTGGGGAAACTTACTGGCGTTCAAGCAGCAGTTCACTCGTCCGGTCACGCAGAAGAGCGAAGCGTCATTTCAAAAGCGTGGGATCCGCACCTTTCACGGTATCGCTCGCTTCTCGGGCCCCGACACGATTCGCGTGGATGGTGTCGAGTTACGAGGCGAACGGATCTTTATCGCAACCGGTTCCATGCCGTCGCCTCTACAGATCCAGGGGAGCGATCTGGTAACCAGAAGCGATGCGTTCTTGGAGATGGAAACGATGCCTTCGCAGGTGACCTTCATCGGTGGCGGCTACATTTCGATGGAGTTTGCCCATGTCGTGGCCCGTTTCGGCAGCCGTGTCGTCATCGTCGATTCGAACGAGCGGCCGCTGATGCGATTTGATGCCGATCTGGTGGGCCAGCTAGTCGATCGGTCGCGTCAAATCGGTATCGAGTTCACGATGCAGTCGAAGGTGACCGGCGTCACACGCACGAAAGACGGATTATCTGTTTCCATCGATGGTAGTGGCGATGATCAGACCGTCGAGTCGCAGCTTGTCGTTCACGGGGCCGGACGCGTCCCCAACATCGTTGATTTGGACCTAGCTGCTGGAAGTGTAGACTTTGGCGAGCAAGGAATCGAAGTCGACGAAACGATGCGCAGCGTTTCCAATCCCCGCGTATTCGCTGGAGGTGACTGTGTCCACAGTGGGATGCCGCGATTGACACCTGTCGCCAATGAAGAGGCACGAATCGTCGTCAAGAATCTGTTCTCGGAAACGCCCGACACGGCCCCCGACTACGGTGCGGTGCCCGCGGTCGTCTTCACCACACCCTGCTTGGCAGCAGTCGGATTGACACAGGCCCAGGCATTGGAGCAGTATCCGAATGTAGACGTTCGGTACGAGGATACTTCCACGTGGGGATCGGTCCGCAAGACGAGACTGGATTGCGCAGGCTATAAGGTGCTGGTCGACAAACAGACCGATCGGATCTTGGGGGCTCATCTGCTTGGCCCTGCCGCGGAGGAAACGATCAACCTGTTCGCTTTGGCGATGAAGTTCGGTTTAACAGCAACCGATCTGAAATCCACCTTGTTTGCGTTCCCGACGTTTGCATCGGATGTACGACGAATGGTCTAAGCCAAACACGAAGGCGGGTGACCGTCTTGATCGTGAACGAATACGAAATGGTCAACTAATTTAGGAGTGATGGGCTGGGCAGCGTATCGACGATCGCTCGATCGGTGAGGATCGTCGCCAGATTCATCCTAGGGTGCGGTTGGAGATGTCCCAGCCGAATCGAGGTCACGAAAAACGTTCTCTAGCAGCGATCGCATCTCGGTTCGGCGTGCGTTGTCTTCGCCCGAGGTGAACGGGTATTGTTCCAGTGGATCCTCGGCCATGTGGATCAGCCGTCCATTGTTGTAGAGTTTCCAATCTTGATTGCGGACCCATTTAAGGCCCGAACTTTCACCATCAGGTTCGACGCCACCCGGTTTCGGCAAAACCGCCTCCTCGCAGTACGTGAACGTTCGCGGTGACGTTCCGGTGCCACGCAGTCGATCTGCAAAACTAACACCATCTAGCTTCAGACCATCGGGGATGGGCTGCCCAGCTAGGTCCATGAACGTTGGCAGAAAG
Protein-coding regions in this window:
- a CDS encoding carboxymuconolactone decarboxylase family protein gives rise to the protein MPYVQPLDIDDAPKKSQPILTAIQEKFGRSMNIFSTAAHQPDLLGGMTQINDGIRNDLPDKFRELAYMKASHINACEYCSHYHEQAAKQAGISDQQIAQIGTFESSDAFDDEEKAVLSYAEQLTKTANIDAATVHQLKEFLDDKQLVSLAGAVALANFTNRFNHGLDIQLP
- a CDS encoding dihydrolipoyl dehydrogenase family protein, with product MIDHSFDLIVIGTGPAAGTVAKKTAESGKSVAVVESRGFGGTCALRGCNPKKVFTNAGKLVDQAIRANGSLATFHHPQIDWGNLLAFKQQFTRPVTQKSEASFQKRGIRTFHGIARFSGPDTIRVDGVELRGERIFIATGSMPSPLQIQGSDLVTRSDAFLEMETMPSQVTFIGGGYISMEFAHVVARFGSRVVIVDSNERPLMRFDADLVGQLVDRSRQIGIEFTMQSKVTGVTRTKDGLSVSIDGSGDDQTVESQLVVHGAGRVPNIVDLDLAAGSVDFGEQGIEVDETMRSVSNPRVFAGGDCVHSGMPRLTPVANEEARIVVKNLFSETPDTAPDYGAVPAVVFTTPCLAAVGLTQAQALEQYPNVDVRYEDTSTWGSVRKTRLDCAGYKVLVDKQTDRILGAHLLGPAAEETINLFALAMKFGLTATDLKSTLFAFPTFASDVRRMV